The following proteins are co-located in the Malus sylvestris chromosome 13, drMalSylv7.2, whole genome shotgun sequence genome:
- the LOC126595600 gene encoding major strawberry allergen Fra a 1-3-like, whose protein sequence is MGVFTYESEFTSVIPPARLFNAFVLDADNLIPKIAPQAVKSAEILEGDGGVGTIKKINFGEGSTYSYVKHRIDGVDKENFVYKYSVIEGDAISETIEKISYETKLVASGSGSVIKSTSHYHTKSDVEIKEEHVKAGKEKASHLFKLIENYLLEHKDAYN, encoded by the coding sequence ATGGGTGTTTTCACATACGAATCTGAGTTCACCTCCGTCATTCCCCCTGCTAGGTTGTTCAATGCCTTTGTTCTTGATGCTGACAACCTCATCCCAAAGATTGCACCACAAGCAGTGAAGAGCGCTGAGATCCTTGAAGGAGATGGTGGAGTTGGAACTATTAAGAAGATCAACTTTGGTGAAGGTAGCACATACAGCTACGTGAAGCACAGAATTGATGGGGTTGACAAGGAAAACTTTGTCTACAAGTACAGTGTGATTGAAGGAGATGCTATCTCTGAGACAATTGAGAAGATCTCTTATGAGACTAAGTTGGTTGCTTCCGGCAGCGGTTCTGTCATTAAGAGTACCAGCCACTACCACACCAAGAGTGACGTTGAGATCAAGGAAGAGCATGTTAAGGCTGGCAAAGAGAAGGCCTCCCACCTCTTCAAGTTGATTGAGAACTACCTCTTGGAGCACAAGGACGCCTACAACTAG
- the LOC126595593 gene encoding major strawberry allergen Fra a 1-3, with protein MGVFTYESEFTSVIPPARLFNAFVLDADNLIPKIAPQAVKSAEILEGDGGVGTIKKINFGEGSTYSYVKHRIDGVDKDNFVYKYSVIEGDAISETIEKISYETKLVASGSGSVIKSTSHYHTKGDVEIKEEHVKAGKEKASHLFKLIENYLLEHQDAYN; from the coding sequence ATGGGTGTTTTCACATACGAATCCGAGTTCACCTCTGTCATCCCCCCTGCTAGGTTGTTCAATGCCTTTGTTCTTGATGCTGACAACCTCATCCCCAAGATTGCACCACAAGCAGTGAAGAGCGCTGAGATCCTTGAAGGAGATGGCGGAGTTGGAACTATTAAGAAGATCAACTTCGGTGAAGGTAGCACATACAGCTACGTGAAGCACAGAATTGATGGGGTTGACAAGGACAACTTTGTCTACAAGTACAGTGTGATCGAAGGAGATGCTATCTCTGAGACAATTGAGAAGATCTCTTATGAGACTAAGTTGGTTGCTTCCGGCAGCGGTTCTGTCATTAAGAGCACCAGCCACTACCATACCAAGGGTGATGTTGAGATCAAGGAAGAGCATGTTAAGGCTGGCAAAGAGAAGGCCTCCCACCTCTTCAAGTTGATTGAGAACTAC